A single window of Oerskovia paurometabola DNA harbors:
- a CDS encoding lycopene cyclase domain-containing protein, with protein MIGFAYLAALLVSLGGLAVLDRRFRLAFWADPARTAITLVAGVLFFLAWDVAGLALGIFARGDSPHMTGLQLAPELPVEEAVFLTLLCYNTLLVWRFLDLRARERAARRTDGGARRADEAPARAADGPTTGAGA; from the coding sequence GTGATCGGCTTCGCGTACCTCGCTGCGCTCCTCGTCTCGCTCGGCGGTCTCGCCGTGCTCGACCGTCGGTTCCGCCTCGCGTTCTGGGCTGACCCGGCCCGGACGGCGATCACGCTCGTGGCCGGCGTGCTGTTCTTCCTCGCGTGGGACGTCGCGGGGCTCGCCCTCGGGATCTTCGCGCGCGGCGACTCGCCCCACATGACCGGGCTCCAGCTCGCCCCCGAGCTGCCCGTCGAGGAGGCCGTCTTCCTCACGCTCCTGTGCTACAACACCCTGCTCGTCTGGCGGTTCCTCGACCTGCGTGCGCGGGAGCGCGCAGCCCGGCGGACGGACGGTGGTGCCAGGAGAGCGGACGAGGCACCCGCGCGCGCCGCGGACGGTCCGACGACGGGAGCGGGCGCATGA
- a CDS encoding lycopene cyclase domain-containing protein yields MTNIVLNLVVIALVAVVTVWTLRRHRAGPLLWTAAVMVVLTLVFDTIMIAVGLYTYAPDKILGIYLAGAPLEDFAYPLAAVLLLPAVWNWVGDGRRRRHAGGQS; encoded by the coding sequence ATGACCAACATCGTCCTGAACCTCGTCGTGATCGCGCTCGTCGCGGTCGTCACGGTGTGGACGCTCCGGCGCCACCGGGCGGGGCCGCTCCTGTGGACGGCAGCGGTCATGGTGGTCCTGACGCTGGTGTTCGACACGATCATGATCGCCGTCGGGCTGTACACCTACGCTCCCGACAAGATCCTCGGGATCTACCTCGCCGGGGCGCCGCTCGAGGACTTCGCCTACCCGCTGGCCGCGGTGCTGCTGCTGCCCGCGGTATGGAACTGGGTCGGGGACGGTCGACGCCGTCGGCACGCGGGAGGGCAGTCGTGA
- a CDS encoding VanZ family protein has protein sequence MSRWTWPAYVGVIGGVVVFVMFLLPIVVWQYRRYGRLSWLRLLGSAAVAVYGVALVAYTLLPLPSGDLALWCAQHGFSGPQLNPFQFVEDIRRDTAGMSAAARLRSPAVLQTVFNVVLFVPWGVLVRRFFGWRLPLTVLSAFAASLLIETTQGTGIFGLIPCSYRLADVDDLLTNTLGGLIGALIAPVVLRWMPRSTDLATERGVPRPVTVWRRWLGMLLDAFLVSVTGTVLVLFYRVTLVALGQDVPVEAGAVDVVLGSVVPVVLVLFVPPFLGSGASWGQRAMWLEPRWTADVAQGPVGADGLGRGTTVRRVVRGFVSGGLWGVCLVLAEVPGGGLLPDVAAPLGSLVAFVAVVSVLFTRDRRGVSGVVSGARMVDARS, from the coding sequence GTGAGCAGGTGGACCTGGCCCGCGTACGTGGGCGTGATCGGCGGGGTCGTCGTCTTCGTGATGTTCCTGCTGCCGATCGTGGTCTGGCAGTACCGCCGGTACGGGCGACTGAGCTGGCTGCGCCTGCTCGGGTCGGCGGCGGTCGCGGTCTACGGTGTCGCGCTCGTGGCGTACACGCTCCTGCCGCTGCCCTCGGGCGACCTCGCGCTGTGGTGCGCGCAGCACGGGTTCTCGGGGCCGCAGCTGAACCCGTTCCAGTTCGTCGAGGACATCCGCCGCGACACCGCGGGCATGAGCGCGGCGGCTCGGCTGCGGAGCCCGGCGGTGCTCCAGACGGTGTTCAACGTGGTGCTCTTCGTCCCGTGGGGCGTCCTGGTGCGGCGCTTCTTCGGGTGGCGGCTACCGCTCACGGTGCTGTCGGCGTTCGCGGCGTCGCTGCTCATCGAGACGACGCAGGGCACGGGGATCTTCGGTCTCATCCCGTGCTCGTACCGGCTGGCCGACGTCGACGACCTCCTGACGAACACCCTGGGCGGGTTGATCGGTGCGCTGATCGCGCCGGTGGTCCTGCGGTGGATGCCGCGCTCGACGGACCTCGCGACCGAGCGGGGCGTGCCGCGCCCGGTCACGGTGTGGCGGCGGTGGCTGGGGATGTTGCTCGACGCGTTCCTGGTGTCGGTGACCGGGACGGTGCTGGTCCTGTTCTACCGGGTGACGCTCGTCGCGCTGGGGCAGGACGTCCCGGTCGAGGCGGGCGCGGTCGACGTCGTGCTCGGCTCGGTCGTGCCCGTGGTCCTGGTCCTGTTCGTGCCGCCGTTCCTGGGGAGCGGGGCGTCGTGGGGGCAGCGGGCCATGTGGCTCGAGCCGCGCTGGACGGCCGACGTCGCGCAGGGCCCGGTCGGTGCGGACGGCCTGGGGCGTGGGACCACGGTGCGTCGCGTGGTGCGTGGCTTCGTGTCGGGCGGCCTCTGGGGGGTGTGCCTGGTCCTGGCGGAGGTCCCGGGTGGTGGTCTCCTGCCCGACGTCGCAGCGCCCCTCGGTTCTCTCGTCGCCTTCGTGGCGGTCGTCTCGGTCCTGTTCACGCGCGACCGGCGCGGGGTGTCGGGGGTCGTGTCGGGGGCCCGGATGGTCGACGCGCGGAGCTGA
- a CDS encoding antibiotic biosynthesis monooxygenase: protein MTVPPTCTAGRSPDRPVTVSIHRRIHPDLVPDATRWVQAGVNIANTYPGFLGSGWVRAAKDSHDWHMLYRFADEATLDAWDSSPERVAWLQEGQGLVEEQRVERRTGIEGWFDAPARVEEPQISADRAPARWKQSVSIWLGFFPVNLAFTLLMSWAVPSFGELPVVPRVLVTTLVLTPIMTYAVLPWVTGRLAPWLAR, encoded by the coding sequence ATGACCGTTCCTCCCACGTGCACGGCCGGGCGATCCCCGGACCGACCCGTCACCGTCTCCATCCACCGCCGCATCCACCCTGACCTGGTCCCGGACGCGACGCGCTGGGTCCAGGCCGGCGTCAACATAGCCAACACGTACCCGGGCTTCCTCGGGTCGGGCTGGGTGCGCGCCGCGAAGGACTCGCACGACTGGCACATGCTCTACCGCTTCGCCGACGAGGCGACGCTCGACGCCTGGGACTCCTCGCCCGAGCGGGTCGCGTGGCTCCAGGAGGGGCAGGGGCTCGTCGAGGAGCAGCGCGTCGAGCGCAGGACGGGCATCGAGGGGTGGTTCGACGCGCCCGCCCGCGTCGAGGAGCCGCAGATCAGCGCCGACCGGGCGCCGGCCCGCTGGAAGCAGTCGGTGAGCATCTGGCTGGGGTTCTTCCCGGTGAACCTCGCGTTCACGCTGCTCATGTCCTGGGCGGTCCCGAGCTTCGGCGAGCTGCCCGTGGTCCCGAGGGTGCTCGTGACGACGCTCGTGCTGACCCCGATCATGACGTACGCGGTGCTGCCGTGGGTGACCGGCCGTCTGGCACCGTGGTTGGCGCGCTGA
- a CDS encoding threonine/serine ThrE exporter family protein: MTPPDDAPAADPRDTSPHATETDPSSAEDPDPAPRPRHRLPLLAGLRHAPSTFRRVLQALGNEATPDDEPDVPEISPDLVPLLRTLGRAMLDSGQSVNDAQDVLKQVADLHGAHTVQTLVLPTCVFIRVQTASGVVTDFTDAAGSGLDLDQIGALYAVIRKLRSQTIDLADARTELRAIRRQPARFGAVLTIVGHAILTLGFGLILNPTLDLLPVFLVLGLGVGVLRWLAARWPTLSTALPVVAAFLVTVLAIQVVHPWLGDSPLQVLVPPLISFLPGSVLTVAAIELTSNQIVSGASRLLYGVAQLLLLVFGVVAGAAVAGDLVAGHGGERMGWWAPWIGVVLVGVGQMFFSSTPRRSLPWVLVVLFAAYAAQLVGSYIAPEISGFFGALVIVPLATLVERTRTGPPAIITTLPAFWLLVPGALSFLGLSELVAGDTGSVSDIANAVVAVFAIALGMLVGTALTRDARRVGRTFFTE; encoded by the coding sequence GTGACGCCGCCCGACGACGCCCCCGCGGCCGACCCCCGGGACACCTCGCCGCACGCCACGGAGACCGACCCCTCCTCCGCCGAGGACCCCGACCCCGCGCCCCGGCCCCGGCACCGGCTCCCCCTGCTCGCCGGGCTCCGCCACGCCCCCTCGACCTTCCGGCGCGTCCTGCAGGCGCTCGGCAACGAGGCCACCCCCGACGACGAGCCCGACGTCCCGGAGATCTCGCCCGACCTGGTCCCCCTGCTCCGCACGCTCGGACGGGCGATGCTCGACTCAGGGCAGTCGGTCAACGACGCCCAGGACGTCCTCAAGCAGGTCGCCGACCTGCACGGCGCGCACACCGTGCAGACCCTGGTGCTGCCGACGTGCGTCTTCATCCGCGTGCAGACCGCCTCCGGAGTCGTCACGGACTTCACCGACGCCGCGGGCAGCGGGCTGGACCTCGACCAGATCGGCGCGCTCTACGCGGTCATCCGCAAGCTGCGCTCCCAGACGATCGACCTCGCCGACGCGCGCACCGAGCTGCGCGCGATCCGGCGCCAGCCGGCCCGGTTCGGTGCCGTGCTCACGATCGTCGGGCACGCGATCCTGACGCTGGGCTTCGGGCTGATCCTCAACCCGACCCTGGATCTGCTGCCCGTCTTCCTGGTGCTCGGGCTCGGCGTCGGGGTGCTGCGGTGGCTCGCCGCACGCTGGCCCACGCTCAGTACGGCCCTGCCCGTCGTCGCGGCCTTCCTCGTGACGGTCCTGGCGATCCAGGTGGTGCACCCCTGGCTCGGCGACAGCCCGCTGCAGGTCCTGGTCCCGCCGCTCATCAGCTTCCTGCCAGGGTCGGTCCTGACCGTCGCGGCGATCGAGCTCACGAGCAACCAGATCGTCTCGGGTGCGAGCAGGCTCCTCTACGGGGTCGCCCAGCTGCTGCTGCTCGTGTTCGGCGTCGTGGCCGGTGCAGCGGTCGCCGGTGACCTGGTCGCCGGGCACGGCGGCGAGCGGATGGGGTGGTGGGCCCCGTGGATCGGGGTCGTGCTCGTGGGCGTCGGGCAGATGTTCTTCTCCTCCACCCCGCGCCGGAGCCTGCCCTGGGTGCTCGTGGTCCTGTTCGCGGCGTACGCGGCCCAGCTCGTGGGGTCCTACATCGCCCCGGAGATCTCCGGCTTCTTCGGCGCGCTCGTGATCGTGCCGCTCGCGACGCTCGTCGAACGGACCCGCACCGGTCCCCCGGCCATCATCACGACGCTCCCGGCCTTCTGGCTCCTGGTGCCGGGCGCCCTGAGCTTCCTGGGGCTGTCGGAGCTCGTGGCGGGGGACACGGGTTCTGTGTCCGACATCGCGAACGCCGTCGTCGCCGTCTTCGCGATCGCGTTGGGCATGCTCGTGGGTACGGCGCTGACTCGCGACGCGAGACGCGTCGGTCGTACCTTCTTCACCGAATAG
- a CDS encoding pilus assembly protein CpaE: protein MISWDLALALREAGVRWHPESGDRFRLLATGPTGDLFTVSDMTIEPHEFDTGVILGFNGTTEWALDSVALEDALWHPLEPQLRALLGGTFRWLQRFVEDDDVPAYLVEIELGGHPLTFRGYDPADAYGEALLHLVAASSGPPSVRPSAAPGPADGRGVAT, encoded by the coding sequence ATGATCTCCTGGGACCTGGCCCTCGCCCTGCGCGAGGCCGGGGTGCGCTGGCACCCCGAGTCCGGCGACCGCTTCCGGCTCCTGGCCACCGGCCCCACGGGCGACCTCTTCACCGTGAGCGACATGACCATCGAGCCCCACGAGTTCGACACCGGCGTGATCCTCGGCTTCAACGGCACGACCGAGTGGGCGCTCGACTCCGTGGCCCTCGAGGACGCGCTCTGGCACCCGCTCGAGCCACAGCTCCGCGCCCTGCTGGGCGGCACCTTCCGCTGGCTCCAACGATTCGTCGAGGACGACGACGTCCCCGCCTACCTCGTCGAGATCGAGCTCGGCGGGCACCCGCTCACGTTCCGCGGCTACGACCCGGCCGACGCCTACGGCGAGGCTCTCCTGCACCTGGTCGCGGCGTCGTCGGGTCCGCCCTCGGTGCGCCCGTCAGCGGCCCCCGGCCCGGCGGACGGACGCGGGGTGGCGACCTGA
- a CDS encoding iron chaperone has protein sequence MTGTFATVDDYIGSFPPETQAVLQEMRRTIHRVVPDAGEKISYQIPAVTAQGRVIVYFAGWKHHVSLYPVPDGDEDFERLVAPYRASKGTLKFMLSEPIPYGVIETVSRHLLDQYGASA, from the coding sequence ATGACCGGGACGTTCGCGACCGTCGACGACTACATCGGCTCGTTCCCGCCCGAGACCCAGGCGGTCCTGCAGGAGATGCGGCGCACGATCCACCGGGTCGTGCCCGACGCCGGCGAGAAGATCAGCTACCAGATCCCGGCCGTCACGGCGCAGGGTCGGGTCATCGTGTACTTCGCGGGGTGGAAGCACCACGTGAGCCTGTACCCCGTGCCCGACGGCGACGAGGACTTCGAGCGGCTCGTCGCCCCCTACCGGGCCTCCAAGGGGACGCTCAAGTTCATGCTCTCGGAACCGATCCCGTACGGCGTGATCGAGACGGTCTCGCGGCACCTGCTCGACCAGTACGGGGCCTCGGCGTAG
- a CDS encoding M15 family metallopeptidase codes for MGKHSQRRFAATLPGRSLRRRSPFAIAAALATVAVTTTAGAASMTTSPDGSQAATASASAPVTSAAGPVATTPEEKSALDAASTQLVRAEYLASEGTSSLTPEQLAQVTATRDQLRQLLDVTRTSETAARGTTTIGSATDPTLAASTALETGAALDTSASLDDATTLAAGTADGTSADETLDGRDTFRASRAGADGREPLTTDGTAEAPEASTDTATTSPEEAAQTTTDQATTGAVTAGTTADPVIDHAQVAPTTTEIGAATEALRTVLDAAAVAVSVQPAPTAEEIAAQQAAEEAAQRAAMAAQLAAWANSTAGYSNGTIPESLLCSPSFAPGQLVRCDAAYQLEQLNVAYRAAFGTDISVTSSYRSFGSQVAVKASKGYLAAAPGTSNHGMAQALDLGGGISSFGSAQYAWMRANAPAYGWDNPEWARQGGSKPEAWHWEYGTTY; via the coding sequence ATGGGGAAGCACTCCCAGCGTCGCTTCGCCGCGACCCTCCCCGGGCGTTCCCTGCGCCGCCGCTCCCCCTTCGCGATCGCGGCAGCCCTCGCCACGGTCGCCGTGACCACCACGGCAGGTGCGGCCAGCATGACCACGTCTCCCGACGGCTCCCAGGCCGCGACCGCATCGGCGTCCGCACCGGTCACGAGTGCCGCCGGACCCGTCGCGACGACCCCCGAGGAGAAGTCGGCGCTCGACGCGGCCAGCACCCAGCTCGTCCGCGCCGAGTACCTGGCGAGCGAGGGCACGTCCTCCTTGACACCCGAGCAGCTCGCCCAGGTCACTGCGACCCGCGACCAGCTCCGCCAGCTCCTGGACGTCACGCGCACGTCCGAGACGGCGGCGCGTGGGACGACCACGATCGGGTCGGCGACCGACCCCACGCTCGCCGCGAGCACCGCCCTCGAGACGGGCGCGGCTCTCGACACGAGCGCGTCCCTGGACGACGCCACGACCCTCGCCGCCGGCACCGCCGACGGGACGAGCGCCGACGAGACCCTCGACGGCCGCGACACGTTCCGCGCGAGCCGTGCCGGAGCCGACGGTCGCGAGCCCCTCACGACCGACGGCACGGCCGAGGCCCCTGAGGCCTCGACCGACACCGCGACCACCTCCCCGGAGGAGGCGGCGCAGACGACGACGGACCAGGCGACCACCGGTGCGGTGACCGCCGGCACCACGGCCGACCCGGTGATCGACCATGCGCAGGTCGCGCCGACGACCACGGAGATCGGGGCTGCGACCGAGGCGCTGCGCACGGTGCTCGACGCCGCTGCCGTCGCGGTCTCGGTCCAGCCGGCACCGACGGCCGAGGAGATCGCGGCCCAGCAGGCTGCGGAGGAGGCCGCCCAGCGTGCCGCGATGGCGGCACAGCTCGCGGCCTGGGCGAACAGCACCGCTGGCTACTCGAACGGCACCATCCCCGAGAGCCTCTTGTGCTCGCCGAGCTTCGCGCCCGGCCAGCTCGTGCGCTGCGACGCGGCCTACCAGCTCGAGCAGCTCAACGTGGCCTACCGGGCGGCGTTCGGCACCGACATCTCGGTGACGTCGTCCTACCGCTCGTTCGGCTCGCAGGTCGCGGTCAAGGCGTCGAAGGGCTACCTCGCGGCGGCCCCGGGGACGTCGAACCACGGCATGGCGCAGGCGCTCGACCTCGGCGGCGGCATCAGCAGCTTCGGCAGCGCCCAGTACGCCTGGATGCGCGCGAACGCCCCGGCCTACGGCTGGGACAACCCCGAGTGGGCACGCCAGGGCGGCTCCAAGCCCGAGGCGTGGCACTGGGAGTACGGCACCACGTACTGA
- a CDS encoding mechanosensitive ion channel family protein: protein MDEEIESATDVALTLAAVAGALVAAFVLGTIISAITNRLGRRSELARDISKRLRRPDRAVLMVVAVWIAVRVTTDASVAWRPAVEHALLVALIAAGAWWVGALAFVLEDSALKRFRVDVVDNRHARRIRTQIIVVRRLTVAIIVICAIAAVLLTFPAARAAGASILASAGVISIVAGLAAQTSLANVFAGMQIAFTDGIRVDDVVVLEGEWGRIEEITMTYVVVHLWDDRRLIMPCTYFTTTPFQNWTRRAADLLGTVELDLDFRVPFGAMRAELKRLLAHTDLWDQRVGILQVTDAINGVVRVRALVSARDAPTLFDLRCFVREGLVEWLQRSSADSLPRTRFEGVEEGRINEEPDVAPGRTQEKGAAAHPAIPEREVHLPPSIPVGPGIPGQPPLSTRQATRRLSVRDKARVIGSVSAPPDVVETRVMDPVEVAVAVGREAEVAPEDLPGGAAESAFFSGTAEGVERAQAFAGPGQEVIDEREETAERNRVEDERDAPASPDDDERDREAARPGDRERPGDRDLGRGESQGDGGHDGDA, encoded by the coding sequence ATGGACGAAGAGATCGAGAGCGCGACCGACGTCGCCCTGACCCTGGCCGCCGTCGCGGGAGCGCTCGTGGCCGCGTTCGTGCTGGGCACGATCATCTCGGCGATCACGAACCGCCTCGGGCGGCGCAGCGAGCTCGCGCGGGACATCTCGAAGCGGCTGCGCCGCCCCGACCGTGCGGTGCTGATGGTCGTCGCGGTGTGGATCGCGGTGCGGGTCACGACGGACGCGTCGGTCGCGTGGCGGCCCGCGGTCGAGCACGCGCTGCTCGTCGCGCTCATCGCCGCCGGTGCGTGGTGGGTGGGGGCGCTCGCGTTCGTCCTGGAGGACAGCGCGCTCAAGCGCTTCCGGGTCGACGTCGTCGACAACCGGCACGCCCGGCGCATCCGCACGCAGATCATCGTGGTGCGACGCCTGACGGTCGCGATCATCGTGATCTGCGCGATCGCCGCGGTGCTCCTGACGTTCCCCGCGGCGCGGGCCGCGGGCGCGAGCATCCTCGCGTCGGCCGGTGTCATCTCGATCGTCGCGGGCCTCGCGGCGCAGACGTCGCTCGCGAACGTGTTCGCGGGCATGCAGATCGCGTTCACGGACGGCATCCGGGTCGACGACGTCGTGGTGCTCGAGGGGGAGTGGGGGCGGATCGAGGAGATCACCATGACGTACGTCGTGGTGCACCTGTGGGACGACCGGCGCCTCATCATGCCGTGCACCTACTTCACGACGACGCCCTTCCAGAACTGGACGCGGCGGGCCGCGGACCTGCTCGGCACGGTCGAGCTCGACCTGGACTTCCGGGTGCCGTTCGGCGCCATGCGTGCCGAGCTCAAGCGGCTCCTCGCGCACACCGACCTGTGGGACCAGCGCGTGGGCATCCTGCAGGTGACCGACGCGATCAACGGCGTGGTCCGGGTGCGAGCGCTCGTGAGCGCCCGCGACGCCCCGACGCTGTTCGACCTCCGGTGCTTCGTGCGCGAGGGGCTCGTCGAGTGGCTCCAGCGGTCGAGCGCCGACTCGTTGCCCCGCACGCGCTTCGAGGGCGTCGAGGAAGGACGCATCAACGAGGAGCCCGACGTCGCGCCGGGTCGCACGCAGGAGAAGGGCGCGGCGGCACACCCCGCGATCCCCGAGCGCGAGGTCCACCTCCCGCCCTCCATCCCCGTGGGGCCAGGAATCCCGGGGCAGCCGCCGCTCTCGACCCGCCAGGCGACCCGGCGCCTGTCGGTGCGCGACAAGGCGAGGGTCATCGGGTCGGTCAGCGCACCACCGGACGTCGTCGAGACGCGGGTCATGGACCCCGTCGAGGTAGCCGTAGCGGTAGGGCGCGAGGCAGAGGTCGCTCCGGAGGACCTGCCCGGCGGCGCGGCCGAGTCTGCCTTCTTCAGTGGTACGGCCGAGGGAGTCGAGCGGGCGCAGGCCTTCGCGGGCCCGGGCCAGGAGGTCATCGACGAGCGCGAGGAGACGGCCGAGCGGAACCGGGTCGAGGACGAACGCGACGCGCCGGCCTCGCCGGACGACGACGAGCGGGACCGCGAGGCTGCGCGCCCCGGCGACAGGGAGCGCCCGGGCGACCGCGACCTGGGGCGCGGTGAGTCGCAGGGCGACGGCGGCCACGACGGTGACGCCTGA
- a CDS encoding prenyltransferase, which produces MTGVAVEPGAAPGPLVALREIVAASRPFSWINTAYPFAAGYLVATGGRVDATLVVGTLYFLIPYNLLMYGINDVFDYASDLRNPRKGGIEGALADPATARTTHRRILWACVVANAPFLAWLLLQGDVAANLTLAVVVFLVVAYSAPVLRFKERPFLDSFTSAMHFVGPLLYALVLVGTDLGARTVWPVLVAFVLWGAASHAFGAVQDVRADREGGIGSVATVIGAHRTVVVAATAYLVAAGLLALLPWPGWLAAVLPLPYLVNVASFWTVRDDDCERANAGWRRFLWLNLVTGFLVTMLLIAATWG; this is translated from the coding sequence GTGACCGGGGTCGCGGTCGAGCCGGGGGCTGCGCCGGGGCCGCTCGTCGCGCTCCGGGAGATCGTCGCCGCCTCGCGCCCGTTCTCCTGGATCAACACCGCGTACCCCTTCGCGGCGGGCTACCTGGTCGCCACCGGGGGACGGGTCGACGCCACGCTCGTCGTCGGGACGCTCTACTTCCTGATCCCGTACAACCTGCTGATGTACGGGATCAACGACGTGTTCGACTACGCGTCCGACCTGCGCAACCCGCGCAAGGGCGGGATCGAGGGAGCGCTCGCGGACCCCGCGACCGCACGGACCACCCACCGGCGCATCCTGTGGGCGTGCGTCGTCGCGAACGCGCCGTTCCTCGCATGGTTGCTCCTCCAGGGCGACGTCGCCGCGAACCTGACGCTCGCCGTCGTGGTCTTCCTCGTCGTGGCCTACTCGGCGCCCGTGCTGCGCTTCAAGGAGCGTCCGTTCCTCGACTCGTTCACCTCGGCCATGCACTTCGTGGGGCCCCTGCTCTACGCGCTCGTGCTCGTCGGGACGGACCTCGGAGCACGGACCGTGTGGCCCGTGCTCGTGGCGTTCGTGCTGTGGGGGGCCGCGTCGCACGCGTTCGGCGCGGTGCAGGACGTGCGGGCCGACCGGGAGGGCGGGATCGGCTCGGTCGCGACCGTGATCGGGGCGCACCGGACGGTCGTCGTCGCGGCGACCGCCTACCTCGTGGCCGCGGGGCTGCTCGCGCTGCTCCCGTGGCCGGGGTGGCTCGCCGCGGTCCTGCCGCTGCCCTACCTCGTCAACGTGGCGTCCTTCTGGACGGTGCGCGACGACGACTGCGAGCGGGCGAACGCGGGCTGGCGTCGCTTCCTCTGGCTCAACCTGGTGACAGGGTTCCTCGTGACGATGCTGCTCATCGCCGCCACCTGGGGCTGA